One window of Dechloromonas sp. ZY10 genomic DNA carries:
- the rpoD gene encoding RNA polymerase sigma factor RpoD — MAKAKDTAKDAPKARPSKAKEKAAEKALIEGAMAETPEPLDAETRKMRLKALIKLGKERGYLTYAEINDHLPDDVVDAESIEAIISTFSEMSIQVFDEAPAAEDLLMSDTAAAAADDEEVEAQAEQALSSVDSEFGRTTDPVRMYMREMGTVELLTREGEIEIAKRIEEGLKHMIQAISACPTTITEILDMVAKVETDELRIDELVDGLIDPNAVEEAPAEDPADDELEAAEEEEEEDEDGEGGGGAAAASLLQLKTDALERFKEIRAIHTKMQKTLASKGSQDKAYLKLQQQLSDELMHIRFTSRVIERLCDNVRDMVDGIRFCERKIQQLCVDRVKMPRPHFIQSFPGNETNLDWVDGEIAAAPKTYAPILTRMAPDIKEQQKKLLALQDRIGIPLKELKDINKQMSTGEAKARRAKREMTEANLRLVISIAKKYTNRGLQFLDLIQEGNIGLMKAVDKFEYRRGYKFSTYATWWIRQAITRSIADQARTIRIPVHMIETINKMNRISRQILQETGAEPDPATLAKKMEMPEDKIRKIMKIAKEPISMETPIGDDDDSHLGDFIEDQTTLAPADAAMYSSLRNVTKEILDSLTVREAKVLRMRFGIEMNTDHTLEEVGKQFDVTRERIRQIEAKALRKLRHPSRSDKLRSFLDQNGN, encoded by the coding sequence ATGGCTAAGGCAAAAGACACCGCGAAGGACGCACCCAAGGCTCGCCCCAGCAAGGCCAAGGAGAAGGCGGCCGAAAAGGCGCTGATCGAAGGCGCAATGGCAGAAACGCCAGAGCCGCTTGACGCTGAAACCCGCAAGATGCGCCTGAAAGCGCTGATCAAGCTGGGCAAGGAACGCGGTTACCTGACCTACGCCGAGATCAACGACCACCTTCCCGACGATGTGGTCGATGCGGAATCGATCGAAGCAATCATTTCGACCTTCAGCGAAATGAGCATCCAGGTCTTCGACGAAGCCCCGGCTGCCGAAGACCTGCTGATGTCCGACACCGCCGCAGCCGCCGCCGACGACGAAGAAGTCGAAGCCCAGGCCGAACAGGCGCTGTCATCCGTCGATTCCGAATTTGGCCGCACGACCGACCCGGTGCGCATGTACATGCGCGAAATGGGCACCGTCGAGCTCCTCACCCGCGAAGGCGAAATCGAAATCGCCAAGCGGATCGAGGAAGGCCTCAAGCACATGATCCAGGCGATCTCCGCCTGCCCGACGACGATCACCGAAATCCTCGACATGGTTGCCAAGGTCGAGACCGACGAGCTGCGCATCGACGAGCTGGTCGATGGCCTGATCGACCCGAATGCGGTTGAAGAAGCACCGGCCGAAGACCCGGCCGACGACGAACTGGAAGCCGCCGAGGAAGAGGAAGAAGAGGACGAAGACGGCGAAGGCGGTGGCGGTGCTGCGGCAGCTTCCCTGCTGCAGCTGAAGACCGACGCCCTGGAGCGCTTCAAGGAAATCCGCGCGATCCACACCAAGATGCAGAAGACGCTTGCCAGCAAGGGTTCGCAAGACAAGGCCTACCTCAAGCTGCAACAGCAACTGTCCGACGAATTGATGCACATCCGCTTTACCTCGCGGGTGATTGAGCGCCTGTGTGACAACGTTCGCGATATGGTGGACGGCATCCGCTTCTGCGAACGGAAAATCCAGCAACTGTGCGTTGACCGTGTGAAGATGCCCCGCCCGCACTTCATCCAGTCCTTCCCTGGCAACGAAACCAACTTGGACTGGGTCGACGGCGAAATCGCCGCCGCCCCCAAGACCTACGCGCCGATCCTGACCCGCATGGCACCGGACATCAAGGAACAGCAAAAGAAACTGCTGGCGCTGCAGGACCGGATCGGCATTCCGCTCAAGGAACTGAAAGACATCAACAAGCAGATGTCCACCGGCGAAGCCAAGGCCCGCCGCGCCAAGCGCGAAATGACCGAAGCCAACCTGCGTCTGGTGATCTCGATTGCCAAGAAGTACACCAACCGTGGCCTGCAGTTCCTCGACCTGATCCAGGAAGGCAACATCGGCCTGATGAAGGCGGTGGACAAGTTCGAATACCGTCGCGGCTACAAGTTCTCGACCTATGCGACGTGGTGGATTCGCCAGGCGATCACCCGCTCCATCGCCGACCAGGCACGCACCATCCGCATCCCGGTGCACATGATCGAAACGATCAACAAGATGAACCGGATCAGCCGCCAGATCCTGCAGGAAACCGGCGCCGAACCGGATCCGGCAACCCTGGCCAAGAAGATGGAGATGCCCGAGGACAAGATCCGCAAGATCATGAAGATCGCCAAGGAGCCGATCTCGATGGAAACCCCCATCGGCGACGACGACGACTCCCATCTCGGCGACTTCATCGAGGATCAGACCACGCTGGCCCCGGCCGATGCGGCGATGTACTCCAGCCTGCGCAATGTCACCAAGGAAATCCTCGACAGCCTCACCGTCAGGGAAGCCAAAGTGCTGCGCATGCGCTTCGGGATCGAAATGAATACCGACCACACCCTGGAAGAAGTCGGCAAGCAGTTCGACGTCACCCGCGAGCGGATTCGCCAGATCGAGGCCAAGGCCCTGCGCAAACTGCGCCACCCGAGCCGCTCTGATAAACTGCGCAGCTTCCTCGACCAGAACGGCAACTAA
- the dnaG gene encoding DNA primase has product MIPESFIQDLLARVDIVDLIDSYVPLKKSGANYFACCPFHSEKSPSFSVSPSKQFYHCFSCGAHGTAIGFVMEYQGMGFIDAVRELAGRAGVQVPDDKDYSPQQQGRTRSLIEIMARAAQYYKEQLKRSPRAIEYCKKRGLSGEIAARYGMGYAPDGWNNLKSIFPDYDGEALKEAGLVIDNDNGRRYDRFRDRLMIPIINAKGDIIAFGGRIIEQQSDKDGPKYLNSPETPLFEKGRELFGLPQARQALRETDTAIVTEGYMDVIALAQNGVGNAVATLGTATTATHVQKLLRQVDRIVFCFDGDNAGRKAGWRALENALEALADNKRIGFVFLPQDEDPDSYIRRFGKESFDRLVAQATPLSDFMLRELANRCDLTSAEGRAQLIHEAKPLLLKLPTPLLRLQLVKRLAEASGFAQQEVERLCELKSYAPPAPPRPKRTAPSLLRSLLRLLLHRPTLARQIDPAQIPEGSERPALLSLIRTVNESHGEISYPALRERLRGQPEEAQIEALAAELLALPLDEDEAETEFAACLDKLSQGQHRLAFAELQTKAQRFGVAGLSAEEKQAYVALLAAQAKKG; this is encoded by the coding sequence ATGATCCCCGAATCCTTCATCCAGGATTTGCTCGCCCGGGTCGACATCGTCGACCTGATCGACAGCTACGTGCCGCTGAAGAAATCGGGGGCGAATTACTTCGCCTGCTGCCCCTTTCATAGCGAAAAATCGCCCTCATTCTCGGTCAGCCCGAGCAAGCAGTTCTACCACTGCTTCAGTTGCGGCGCCCACGGCACAGCCATCGGCTTTGTCATGGAATACCAGGGCATGGGCTTCATTGACGCAGTGCGCGAACTCGCCGGCCGCGCCGGGGTGCAAGTGCCCGACGACAAGGACTATTCGCCGCAGCAACAAGGCCGCACCCGCAGCCTGATCGAAATCATGGCCCGCGCTGCGCAGTACTACAAGGAACAACTGAAACGCTCACCGCGCGCCATCGAGTACTGCAAGAAACGCGGCCTGAGCGGCGAGATCGCCGCCCGTTACGGCATGGGCTACGCACCTGATGGCTGGAACAACCTGAAAAGCATCTTCCCCGACTACGACGGTGAAGCACTCAAAGAGGCGGGACTGGTCATCGACAACGACAACGGCCGCCGCTATGACCGTTTCCGCGACCGCCTGATGATTCCGATCATCAACGCCAAGGGCGACATCATCGCCTTCGGCGGCCGGATCATCGAGCAGCAAAGCGACAAGGACGGCCCCAAGTACCTGAATTCGCCGGAAACCCCGCTTTTCGAAAAAGGTCGCGAACTGTTCGGCCTGCCGCAGGCCCGCCAGGCCCTGCGCGAAACCGATACCGCGATCGTCACTGAAGGCTACATGGATGTCATCGCGCTGGCCCAGAACGGCGTCGGCAACGCAGTCGCCACCCTCGGCACGGCAACCACCGCAACCCACGTACAGAAACTGCTGCGCCAGGTCGACCGCATTGTCTTCTGCTTCGACGGCGACAACGCCGGCCGCAAGGCCGGCTGGCGGGCACTGGAAAACGCGCTCGAAGCCCTGGCCGACAACAAGCGGATCGGCTTCGTTTTCCTGCCCCAGGACGAAGATCCCGATAGCTACATCCGCCGTTTTGGCAAGGAGTCGTTCGACCGACTGGTGGCACAGGCAACGCCGCTGTCCGACTTCATGCTGCGCGAACTCGCCAACCGCTGCGACCTGACCAGCGCCGAGGGCCGCGCCCAGCTGATCCACGAAGCCAAGCCGCTGCTGCTCAAACTGCCGACGCCGCTGCTCCGCCTACAACTGGTCAAGCGCCTGGCCGAGGCCAGCGGCTTCGCCCAGCAGGAGGTCGAGCGCCTGTGCGAACTCAAATCCTACGCCCCACCGGCACCGCCGCGCCCAAAACGCACCGCCCCATCGCTGCTGCGCAGCCTGCTGCGGCTGCTGCTGCACCGCCCGACTCTGGCCCGCCAGATCGATCCGGCGCAGATTCCCGAAGGCAGTGAGCGCCCGGCACTGCTCAGCCTAATCCGGACGGTAAACGAGAGCCACGGCGAAATCAGCTACCCGGCCCTGCGCGAGCGTCTGCGCGGCCAGCCCGAGGAAGCGCAGATCGAAGCCCTGGCGGCGGAACTCCTGGCCCTGCCGCTTGACGAAGACGAGGCAGAAACGGAATTTGCCGCCTGCCTCGACAAACTCAGCCAAGGGCAACACCGGCTGGCCTTCGCCGAACTGCAGACCAAGGCCCAGCGCTTTGGTGTCGCCGGGCTGTCGGCGGAGGAAAAACAGGCCTATGTTGCACTACTGGCGGCGCAGGCCAAAAAAGGCTGA
- a CDS encoding GatB/YqeY domain-containing protein, with product MTLKARITDDMKAAMKAKETGRLATIRLLLAAIKQKEVDERIELDDTAVNAVIEKLVKQRKDSVSQYEAAGRQDLADVEKAEITVLSAYLPEKMSSEEIAAAVAAAKAETGAAGPADMGKLMTALKPLLAGKADMAEVSKQVKAALG from the coding sequence ATGACTCTCAAAGCTCGCATTACCGACGACATGAAGGCCGCCATGAAGGCCAAGGAAACCGGCCGCCTTGCCACCATCCGCCTGCTGCTGGCCGCAATCAAGCAGAAGGAAGTCGATGAGCGCATCGAACTCGACGACACCGCTGTTAACGCCGTGATCGAGAAGCTGGTCAAGCAGCGCAAGGACTCGGTCAGCCAATACGAAGCCGCCGGCCGTCAGGATCTGGCTGATGTCGAAAAGGCTGAAATCACCGTCCTTTCCGCCTATCTGCCCGAAAAAATGAGCAGCGAGGAGATCGCCGCTGCAGTTGCCGCCGCCAAGGCCGAAACCGGCGCCGCCGGCCCCGCCGACATGGGCAAGCTGATGACTGCCCTCAAGCCGCTGCTGGCCGGCAAGGCCGACATGGCCGAGGTCTCAAAACAGGTCAAGGCAGCACTGGGTTAA
- the rpsU gene encoding 30S ribosomal protein S21, which produces MPNIRVKENEPFEVAMRRFKRTVEKTGLLTELRAREFYEKPTAERKRKAAAAVKRTLKRLRSLTLPPKLY; this is translated from the coding sequence ATGCCGAACATTCGCGTCAAAGAAAACGAGCCGTTCGAAGTGGCCATGCGTCGCTTCAAGCGCACCGTTGAAAAGACCGGTCTGCTGACCGAGCTGCGCGCCCGTGAGTTTTACGAAAAGCCCACCGCCGAGCGCAAGCGCAAGGCTGCCGCTGCCGTGAAGCGCACTCTCAAGCGCCTCCGTAGCCTGACCCTCCCGCCGAAACTGTACTAA
- the tsaD gene encoding tRNA (adenosine(37)-N6)-threonylcarbamoyltransferase complex transferase subunit TsaD, translating to MLILGIESSCDETGIALYDSAAGLLSHALHSQVAMHAEYGGVVPELASRDHVRRVVPLLRSTLEKAQKSLADIDAVAYTRGPGLSGALLVGSAFAEALALALDKPTIPVHHLEGHLLSPLLSADPPTFPFVALLVSGGHTQLMQVTGVGEYTLLGETLDDAAGEAFDKSAKLLGLPYPGGALLSKLAEQGRPGVYELPRPMLHSGDLNFSFSGLKTAVLTLVREQGEHLADEFKADAARAFQEAIVEVLAKKALKALKQTGLKQLVVAGGVGANKQLRATLDDEARRKRFRVYYPELEFCTDNGAMIALAGCLRLQSGTPSKPAGEFAVLPRWPLMQIAG from the coding sequence ATGCTGATCCTAGGTATTGAATCCTCCTGCGACGAAACCGGTATTGCGCTCTACGACAGCGCTGCCGGCCTCCTCTCGCACGCCCTGCATTCGCAGGTGGCGATGCACGCCGAGTACGGTGGCGTGGTTCCCGAACTGGCTTCGCGCGATCACGTGCGGCGGGTGGTGCCGCTGCTACGGTCGACCCTCGAAAAAGCGCAAAAATCGCTGGCCGACATCGATGCTGTTGCCTATACCCGTGGTCCCGGCCTTTCCGGCGCGCTGCTCGTTGGCTCGGCCTTTGCCGAGGCACTGGCGCTGGCGCTCGACAAGCCGACGATTCCGGTGCATCACCTCGAAGGGCATCTGTTGTCGCCGCTGCTCTCGGCTGATCCGCCGACCTTTCCTTTTGTCGCCCTGCTGGTTTCAGGTGGCCACACGCAATTGATGCAGGTGACCGGCGTCGGTGAATACACCTTGCTCGGCGAAACCCTCGACGACGCCGCCGGCGAAGCCTTTGACAAATCGGCCAAACTGCTCGGCTTGCCGTATCCCGGCGGTGCCCTGCTCTCGAAACTGGCTGAGCAAGGGCGGCCGGGCGTGTATGAGTTGCCGCGCCCGATGCTGCATTCCGGCGACCTCAATTTCAGCTTCTCCGGTCTGAAGACGGCGGTGCTGACCCTGGTCCGCGAACAGGGCGAGCACCTTGCTGATGAATTCAAGGCCGATGCGGCACGGGCGTTTCAGGAAGCCATCGTCGAGGTGCTGGCGAAAAAGGCGCTGAAGGCGCTCAAGCAGACCGGCCTGAAACAGTTGGTGGTGGCCGGCGGCGTCGGCGCCAACAAACAGTTGCGCGCCACCCTTGACGACGAAGCACGGCGCAAGCGCTTCCGCGTCTATTACCCGGAACTGGAGTTCTGTACCGACAACGGGGCGATGATCGCGCTCGCCGGCTGTTTGCGCCTGCAGTCCGGCACGCCGAGCAAGCCGGCCGGCGAGTTCGCCGTGCTGCCGCGCTGGCCGCTGATGCAGATCGCCGGCTGA
- the ccoG gene encoding cytochrome c oxidase accessory protein CcoG: MNTPGNKVREAKLELYRKKGKIHAKATAGRFNRLRWALVWLTQLVFFGGCWLSWEVGDSSRQAILFDIAHEKFYLLGWVFWPQDALLLAFALILAATALFLVTALAGRLFCGFVCPQTVYTAIFTWIEAKIEGDHLARLKLDQSPWSGRKLALKASKHGLWLLFSAWTAISFVGYFTPIRSLLPSLAAWQIGPWEGFWLIFYGAFTYVQAGLAREAVCQHMCPYSRFQGVMFDAATRNVAYDRSRGEPRNPRRQAETTGDCVDCGICVQVCPTGIDIRDGLQYQCINCGLCIDACDRVMHKLALPSGLIRFMSEREAAGQPQPAGWSGRPRVAVYSGLLLVFSLLGAWTLAERPLLLADVLRDRGALLRETADGKIENSYTLKLMNLAETPRNVTVAAEGLPGIEIVGDRQFMLAAGSIRPLPITVAMPGNSGISGIQPIRFRITASDEPASAVLEKSSFVLP, translated from the coding sequence ATGAACACACCGGGCAACAAGGTCAGGGAGGCCAAACTCGAGCTGTACCGGAAGAAAGGAAAGATTCACGCCAAGGCAACTGCGGGAAGGTTCAACCGCCTGCGCTGGGCGCTGGTCTGGCTGACCCAGCTGGTTTTCTTCGGTGGCTGCTGGCTGAGCTGGGAGGTCGGCGACAGCAGCCGCCAGGCCATCCTGTTCGACATCGCCCACGAAAAGTTCTACCTGCTGGGCTGGGTCTTCTGGCCGCAGGATGCGCTGCTGCTGGCCTTCGCCCTGATCCTGGCGGCGACGGCGCTGTTCCTGGTGACGGCGCTGGCCGGACGCCTGTTCTGCGGCTTCGTCTGTCCGCAGACGGTCTATACCGCGATCTTCACCTGGATCGAGGCCAAGATCGAGGGCGATCACCTGGCGCGACTGAAGCTCGACCAGAGCCCCTGGAGCGGCCGCAAGCTGGCGCTCAAGGCGAGCAAGCACGGTTTGTGGCTGCTCTTCTCGGCCTGGACGGCAATCAGCTTCGTCGGCTATTTCACGCCGATCCGTAGCCTGCTGCCCAGCCTGGCGGCTTGGCAGATCGGCCCATGGGAGGGCTTCTGGCTGATTTTCTACGGCGCCTTCACCTACGTCCAGGCCGGCCTGGCGCGCGAAGCCGTGTGTCAGCACATGTGCCCGTACTCGCGCTTCCAGGGCGTGATGTTCGATGCGGCGACCCGCAACGTCGCTTACGACCGCAGCCGCGGCGAGCCGCGCAATCCCCGCCGGCAGGCGGAAACGACAGGCGATTGCGTCGACTGCGGAATTTGCGTCCAGGTCTGCCCGACCGGCATCGACATCCGCGACGGCCTGCAATACCAGTGCATCAACTGCGGCCTGTGCATCGACGCCTGCGACCGGGTGATGCACAAACTGGCGCTGCCGAGCGGCCTGATCCGCTTCATGTCCGAGCGGGAAGCGGCGGGCCAGCCCCAACCCGCCGGCTGGTCCGGACGGCCGCGCGTCGCGGTCTACAGCGGCCTGCTGCTAGTCTTTTCGCTGCTCGGCGCCTGGACCCTGGCCGAGCGCCCACTGTTACTGGCTGACGTTCTGCGCGACCGGGGCGCCCTGCTGCGGGAAACCGCCGACGGCAAGATTGAGAATTCCTACACCCTGAAGCTGATGAACCTCGCCGAAACGCCACGCAACGTCACCGTCGCCGCTGAAGGCCTGCCCGGGATCGAGATCGTCGGCGACCGCCAATTCATGCTCGCCGCCGGGAGCATCCGCCCGCTTCCGATCACCGTCGCAATGCCCGGCAATAGCGGGATCAGCGGCATTCAGCCGATCCGCTTCCGAATCACGGCAAGCGACGAACCGGCCAGCGCGGTACTGGAAAAAAGCAGCTTCGTGCTGCCTTGA
- a CDS encoding cytochrome c oxidase subunit 3 family protein has product MSAVAISNREPLAETPGGWRIPGNKGIWVGITCEFVEFLVLFVVYFISRAHFPEAFAQGGEQLSRLAGTTITLLMVSSSYCIACAVATLRAGRRRASLGWLGAGLLLALGYPLAKYFEFQWNLAHGITGDSGIFFTVYYYLTLNHLVHAVWGILGMLWVLARHLGGAYTVDDYSGLEALASYWHATDIIWLVLFSFFYVLV; this is encoded by the coding sequence ATGAGTGCTGTGGCAATTTCCAATCGGGAACCGCTGGCGGAAACGCCCGGCGGATGGCGAATCCCGGGCAACAAGGGAATCTGGGTCGGGATTACCTGCGAGTTCGTCGAATTCCTGGTGCTGTTCGTCGTCTATTTCATTTCCCGCGCGCATTTTCCCGAGGCCTTTGCGCAGGGCGGCGAGCAGCTTTCGCGGCTGGCGGGCACGACGATCACCTTGCTGATGGTGAGCAGCAGCTACTGCATCGCCTGCGCGGTCGCCACCTTGCGCGCCGGCCGCCGCCGGGCTTCGCTCGGCTGGTTGGGCGCCGGGCTGCTGCTGGCCCTGGGCTATCCGCTGGCCAAGTATTTCGAATTCCAGTGGAACCTGGCGCACGGCATCACCGGCGATTCCGGCATCTTCTTCACCGTCTACTACTACCTGACGCTCAATCACCTGGTGCATGCGGTGTGGGGCATCCTCGGCATGCTCTGGGTTCTGGCGCGGCATCTGGGCGGCGCTTACACGGTCGACGACTACAGCGGCCTGGAAGCCCTGGCCAGCTACTGGCACGCCACCGACATCATCTGGCTGGTGCTCTTCTCCTTCTTCTACGTGCTGGTGTGA
- a CDS encoding PLP-dependent aminotransferase family protein gives MSRYRELAEQTEKLILGGILRPGERLASVRQACRIHKISPITVTQAYHLLESRSLIEARPKSGYFVRARLGQSLPEPEMSHPVGGSTQLQVSDFIFQILDSVRDPAVVPLGSSFPSPFLYPLAKLGRFLAAAARKFDPLATVTDLPPGNEELRRQIALRYLAQGATVSPQEIVITSGAMEGLNLCLQAVTQPGDLIAIESPTFYAGLQASERLGLKVIEIPSHPRGGVSLSALEDALQHHPIKACLFMLNFANPTGSCVADENKQALLELLRRHDVPLIEDDVYGELYFGAAAPLCSKAEDKSGLVMHVSSFSKCLAPGYRIGWVAAGRYAQRIQRQKLSLSLATTIPVQIALADYLKQGGFENHLRHLRQTLAGQEAQLVQAIERHFPPGTKLARPRGGYFLWLELPPRVDTLLLQQQALARGISIAPGPIFSAKREFGHHLRLNFGHPDSPRLEAALATLGELIAGQL, from the coding sequence ATGAGCCGCTACCGGGAACTTGCCGAACAGACCGAGAAACTGATCCTGGGCGGCATCCTGCGCCCCGGCGAACGGCTGGCTTCGGTGCGGCAGGCTTGCCGCATCCACAAGATCAGCCCGATCACGGTCACCCAGGCCTACCACCTGCTGGAAAGCCGCAGCCTGATCGAAGCGCGCCCCAAGTCGGGCTATTTTGTCCGCGCCCGCCTCGGCCAGTCGCTGCCGGAGCCCGAGATGAGCCACCCGGTCGGTGGTTCGACCCAGCTCCAGGTCAGCGATTTCATCTTCCAGATTCTCGACAGCGTCCGCGATCCCGCAGTCGTCCCGCTCGGCTCCAGCTTTCCCAGCCCCTTTCTCTACCCGCTCGCCAAGCTCGGTCGCTTTCTCGCCGCTGCCGCACGCAAGTTCGACCCGCTGGCAACCGTCACCGACCTGCCGCCGGGCAACGAGGAACTGCGCCGGCAAATTGCCTTGCGCTACCTGGCGCAGGGGGCCACGGTCTCGCCGCAGGAAATCGTCATCACCTCCGGCGCAATGGAAGGGCTCAACCTCTGCCTGCAGGCGGTGACCCAGCCGGGCGACCTGATCGCCATCGAATCGCCGACCTTCTATGCCGGTTTGCAAGCCAGCGAGCGGCTCGGTCTCAAGGTCATCGAGATCCCCAGCCACCCGCGCGGTGGCGTCAGCCTGAGCGCCCTAGAGGACGCCTTGCAGCACCATCCGATCAAGGCCTGCCTGTTCATGCTCAACTTCGCCAACCCGACCGGTAGTTGCGTCGCGGACGAGAACAAGCAGGCCCTGCTCGAATTGCTCAGGCGCCACGACGTGCCGCTGATCGAGGACGACGTCTATGGCGAACTGTATTTCGGCGCAGCGGCCCCGCTCTGCAGCAAGGCCGAGGACAAGAGCGGGCTGGTCATGCACGTTTCCTCGTTTTCCAAGTGCCTGGCGCCGGGCTACCGGATCGGCTGGGTCGCCGCCGGCCGCTACGCGCAACGCATCCAGCGGCAAAAACTCTCGCTCAGCCTGGCGACGACGATCCCGGTGCAGATCGCGCTGGCCGACTACCTCAAGCAAGGCGGCTTCGAAAACCACTTGCGCCACCTGCGCCAGACCCTGGCCGGGCAGGAAGCCCAGCTGGTCCAGGCCATCGAACGCCATTTCCCGCCCGGCACCAAGCTGGCGCGCCCACGCGGCGGCTATTTCCTGTGGCTGGAACTGCCGCCCCGGGTAGACACCCTGTTGCTGCAGCAACAGGCGCTGGCGCGCGGCATCAGCATCGCACCGGGGCCGATTTTCTCGGCCAAGCGGGAGTTCGGCCACCACCTGCGGCTCAACTTCGGCCACCCAGACTCGCCGCGCCTGGAAGCGGCGCTGGCGACGCTCGGCGAGTTGATCGCCGGCCAGCTATAG
- a CDS encoding LysR family transcriptional regulator, whose translation MLITMYYDLTDLRVFVAIAECQNLTRGAERAHLAPSSASHRIRLLEESIGTPLLLRQARGVSLTRAGEALLRHARQVFAQLEQMHADLAPFAAGVRGHVSLWANTHATHSFLPDDLAGFLRRQPQVSVTLEERTSPEIVLAVARGEVEVGVVAERVEGADVELLPYRADRLVLIAPPGHPLAGQRNTTFAEVLDQPFVMLHAGSAIHTFTMNAAAALGRHLDVRIQVRSFEAVCRMVAAGVGLGMVPKSAVSAGTSAVPAVVELDEAWAQRDLQVCVRKRELLSGFALALVDSLLASGARATMGA comes from the coding sequence ATGCTGATCACCATGTACTACGACCTGACCGACCTCCGCGTATTTGTCGCCATCGCCGAATGCCAGAATCTGACTCGCGGCGCCGAGCGCGCGCACCTGGCGCCGTCGTCGGCCAGCCACCGCATCCGCCTGCTCGAAGAGAGCATCGGCACGCCGCTGCTGCTGCGCCAGGCGCGCGGGGTGAGCCTGACCCGCGCCGGCGAAGCCCTGCTCCGCCACGCTCGCCAGGTCTTCGCGCAGCTGGAACAGATGCACGCCGACCTCGCCCCCTTTGCCGCCGGCGTGCGCGGCCACGTCAGCCTGTGGGCCAACACCCACGCCACCCACAGCTTCCTGCCCGACGACCTGGCCGGCTTCCTGCGCCGGCAGCCGCAGGTCAGCGTCACGCTGGAAGAGCGCACCAGCCCGGAAATCGTACTCGCAGTCGCACGCGGCGAAGTCGAAGTCGGCGTCGTCGCCGAGCGGGTCGAAGGCGCCGATGTCGAATTGCTGCCTTACCGCGCCGACCGCCTGGTACTGATCGCGCCACCCGGCCACCCACTCGCCGGCCAGCGCAACACCACCTTTGCCGAAGTCCTCGACCAACCCTTCGTGATGCTGCACGCCGGTTCGGCGATCCACACCTTCACCATGAACGCGGCCGCCGCACTCGGCCGCCACCTCGACGTACGGATTCAGGTGCGCAGCTTCGAGGCGGTCTGCCGCATGGTCGCCGCCGGCGTCGGCCTCGGCATGGTGCCGAAAAGCGCAGTCTCCGCCGGCACATCTGCCGTACCGGCCGTAGTCGAACTCGACGAAGCTTGGGCGCAACGCGATCTGCAGGTCTGCGTGCGCAAGCGCGAACTGCTCTCCGGCTTCGCCCTGGCGCTGGTTGACAGCCTGCTCGCCTCGGGTGCGCGGGCTACAATGGGCGCTTAA